A stretch of the Mycolicibacterium celeriflavum genome encodes the following:
- a CDS encoding heme-binding protein produces MLTRKAIGASLVSGAMLFGTAATAAADPPNCTAADLAGVMAGVSAGTSSYLFTHPDVNAFFTGLKGKPREQMTAEIQAYMDANPRVRDELRAVRQPAADFRDRCNVAMPDLPMR; encoded by the coding sequence ATGTTGACCCGTAAGGCAATCGGCGCAAGCCTGGTCTCCGGCGCGATGCTCTTCGGCACCGCGGCCACCGCCGCCGCCGATCCGCCGAACTGCACGGCCGCCGATCTCGCCGGCGTCATGGCCGGCGTGTCGGCGGGGACGTCGTCGTACTTGTTCACGCATCCGGACGTCAACGCATTCTTCACCGGTCTCAAAGGCAAGCCGCGGGAGCAGATGACGGCGGAGATCCAGGCGTACATGGACGCGAACCCGCGGGTCCGCGACGAGCTGAGGGCGGTTCGACAGCCGGCCGCCGACTTCCGCGATCGCTGCAACGTGGCGATGCCCGACTTGCCGATGCGCTAA
- a CDS encoding Dyp-type peroxidase, whose translation MLELHDIQHILLTRTPAITGRYEFLTFDTPSGGRSWLAALLEKVQSAADVRATMDTSDRWATLAFTWQGLRALGVPAESLATFPEEFREGMAARSTILGDIGAAAPDHWLGGLGGDDLHAIAILFSRTDEQCRRSIGEHDKLLARTGGVRSLSHLDLNATPPFNYAHDHFGFRDRLSQPVIEGSGEEPTPGSGDALAAGEFILGYADENGPVLDLPEPQSLSRNGSYMAYRRLEEHVVSFRTYLKENSTDPAGEELLAAKFMGRWRSGASLVLAPEKDDPELGADPMRNNDFNYGEMDPFGYACPLGSHARRLNPRDTAHYMNRRRMIRRGATYGPALPDGAGDDGVERGIAAFIICADLVRQFEFAQNVWINDKTFHELDNEHDPICGTQDGTLDFTVPKRPIRKVHKGIPAFTTLRGGGYFFMPGIRGLNYLATLEETS comes from the coding sequence ATGCTCGAACTACACGACATTCAGCACATCCTGCTGACTCGGACGCCGGCGATCACCGGACGGTACGAATTCCTCACGTTCGACACGCCGTCCGGCGGCAGGTCCTGGCTCGCCGCGTTGCTCGAGAAGGTGCAGTCCGCCGCGGATGTCCGCGCCACCATGGACACTTCGGACCGCTGGGCGACCCTCGCCTTCACGTGGCAGGGTCTACGCGCGCTCGGAGTGCCCGCGGAGTCGCTGGCCACGTTTCCCGAGGAGTTCCGCGAGGGCATGGCTGCACGGTCGACCATCTTGGGCGATATCGGAGCAGCCGCACCTGACCACTGGCTCGGGGGGCTCGGCGGTGACGACCTCCACGCGATCGCAATCTTGTTCTCCCGCACCGACGAGCAGTGCCGGAGATCCATCGGCGAACACGACAAGCTGCTCGCACGCACCGGCGGGGTACGCAGCCTTTCGCACCTCGACCTGAATGCGACTCCACCGTTCAACTACGCCCACGACCACTTCGGCTTCCGCGACCGGTTGTCTCAGCCGGTGATCGAAGGCTCCGGTGAAGAGCCGACGCCGGGCTCCGGAGACGCTTTGGCAGCGGGCGAATTCATCCTCGGTTACGCCGACGAGAATGGGCCTGTCCTGGATCTGCCCGAGCCCCAATCTCTGTCACGCAACGGCAGTTACATGGCCTACCGCCGACTCGAGGAACACGTCGTGTCGTTCCGCACCTATCTGAAGGAGAACTCCACTGACCCAGCCGGTGAAGAACTCCTCGCCGCGAAGTTCATGGGCCGTTGGCGAAGCGGCGCGTCTCTGGTTCTCGCGCCCGAGAAGGACGATCCCGAACTAGGCGCAGATCCAATGCGCAACAACGACTTCAACTATGGGGAGATGGACCCGTTCGGGTATGCGTGCCCTCTCGGCTCGCATGCCAGGCGGCTCAACCCGCGCGATACCGCGCACTATATGAACCGGCGGCGAATGATCCGTCGCGGCGCGACTTATGGCCCCGCGCTGCCCGACGGTGCAGGTGACGACGGGGTCGAGCGCGGCATCGCCGCGTTCATCATCTGCGCAGACTTGGTGCGACAGTTCGAGTTCGCACAGAACGTCTGGATCAATGACAAGACATTTCATGAACTCGACAACGAGCACGACCCAATCTGCGGGACGCAGGACGGCACACTCGACTTCACCGTGCCCAAGCGACCCATCCGGAAGGTGCACAAAGGCATTCCGGCATTCACGACCCTGCGGGGAGGCGGCTACTTCTTCATGCCCGGCATCCGCGGCCTGAACTACCTCGCCACTCTGGAAGAGACATCATGA